The following coding sequences lie in one Miscanthus floridulus cultivar M001 chromosome 9, ASM1932011v1, whole genome shotgun sequence genomic window:
- the LOC136479931 gene encoding predicted GPI-anchored protein 58: MAIFFFPAAQHRSQRPSPPFPARPSFAPAAQPRSPRRPSRASPAARTVPAQPRRTRQLPRPAADARAPPVGAVPYPARLGNRPLLALQQPPPRRASWARPPVALGLVKRQSSPPSRAPCCPRSVFASSRPQLPHGGAPPTTDLAVRVAVVSEPSPPPIFARDVRELQPPAMVSAAPAFPSG, translated from the exons ATGGCCATTTTTTTTttccccgcggcccagcaccgcagccagcgCCCCAGCCCACcctttcccgctcggcccagcttcgcgccagcagcccagccgcgctccccgcgccggcccagccgcgccagcccagccgcgcgcaccGTGCCGGCCCAGCCTCGCCGCACTAGGCAACTGCCGCGCCCAGcagctgacgcccgggccccacctgtcggcgccgtcccctaccccgcgcggctcggcaaccgcccgctcctggcgctgcagcaaccgccgccACGACGCGCGTCGTGGGCGCGTCCTCCCGTTGCCCTCGGCCTCGTTAAAAGGCAGTCGAGCCCCCCCTCGCGCGCcccctgctgcccccgctccgttttcgcctcgtcccggccgcaactgccgcacggaggagccccgccgaccaccgatctcgccgtccgcgtcgccgtcgtctcCGAGCCGTCACCGCCTCCGATTTTCGCCCGTG ACGTCCGTGAGCTccagccgccggccatggtgtcCGCCGCCCCGGCCTTCCCCTCCGGCTGA